catcacatataatttatatactTTTGTTGAAATACTTAAATGCAGATGATTACAATACATTACTTGTATAAattagtatatatattttttattctaatttaaaATCCTATTAAACTTccattgttttttaaatgtttactggcTTTCTCATTGCATCACTGAAAACGATCAAACTGATCTTATTCGCTGATtaaattgatttcttttttcataaattcataaatttCTGAAATTAATTTGTGGTCTTTCAACATTTGTACACGATTAGATTTTTTCGGTTGACACAATTTAGcaaattcatttctttaaagGCCTAATCAAGTCTCCTACTAACGCCTTAACTGACATATAAAGAGAGAAGCTCACACTTAATAAATCCTACACACAACAATAAGGTTTAGAACAATATGcaatataacaataaacaatataactctctctctctctctctctctctcgttctccaCACATAGTTCAACAGACATATCCCAAAAGCTCTTGTCCCAGTTTTTTACATCCCTTTCAGGCACTCTACTATTCTAGCACTGCTCTGTCATTCAAACACTGAAGTGGTCTGTGACTATGCGTTCAGAACAAGCTCCTGCCCCTGTGTCGTCTGGCACCGAGTCGATCGCATGCCATCCGCACCACCAAAGTGGACTCCTGGATCCTGTAAGACAGCCGATCCTGAATGCAGTTCTGTAACAGTAGATACTCTCTAATGGCAAGGCCATGCTAAAGTAGAACTCTACAGACTATTGATTTCAACCCCTCTGGCACTAAACCACAGCACACAGCAATCACATATTAAAACGAACAGTTATGCAACCACAGTGATTTAATTTGGCCAGGAAAAACTGCTGAGCTGACAAACCATATTGATCTAGCCATTCATGTCTGACACGTTAGCCGTGTTTATGAACGAAATACTAACAACGGTAGTGGTCATATTTTAAATCAATTGTTAGTTAgtaattaatttacatttaacttGTGTAATGTATTACAGTTTTTCATGAACTATTGGTAGAATAAAGCAAAGACTGCATAAACTGTTACCCAGGAACAGCTTTATCCTGGTAAGCCTGTTTCAGGAAAACTGTGTGAGGcagaaatacataaaataacatcACCAAGCCATGGTAaagcaccatgcacacacatagcCACACCTAGCATCTATTTTGAATAGCCTAGCAGATTTTTCGAGATCTTAGGAGAGTAGAGATTACCTGAACCTACATAACTCAAAAGAGATACTGACATAAATGTACAATCAAATCCTTTACTCGATAACTGTAATCTTACTTAATTAAATTTAGCAAGAAAACTTTTTTCCCTTACTTTCAAAGTACCAGTTACAACTCACAGGTCTCTTCTCTCATCCTGCCAACGTCTGTACACAAAATGTCAGTAGAATGGACTCTGGCACACTTTATTTGCATTGTGCTCGTCTGTCAGTGTAAATCAATTCAATCAATTTCAACACAATAGAAATAACTATCTGTTATTGTGCTTTGATCTACATTATATGGCCAGAGGTACGTGGACACAACCATCATTTcagtatgtggttcttccccaaacctTGTTTTGTGGCTACAGTGGGTGTTATGGTCAGGTTTCCACATATTTTAGACCATATAGTGTGCTTAAATTCATAAGATTATAAACAATTCATTTCTATGTTATAatatttcactgcattttgGAGTTTCATTGCCTACAGACTGTGGTAGCTCACTGCTTAAGATGTTGGGCTATgactcagaaggttgtgagttcaaatcctggaGTATCAAACTGCTACTGCTGGGTCCTTGAATGAGGACTtttgcatttagcagacacccttatccagaatgacttacgtttttatctcattttaaagaactgagcaattgaggtttagGAACCTTGCCCAGCAGGGGTAgattggtagacctgggattcaaacttgcaACCTTCCAATCGGTAGACCAATGCTTTTCCATCAGGCTACCGCACCCCCATATAACCTCTCTATAGCtttataaatgtaagttgttttGGATCGCGGTGTCTGCGAAAACGTACTTCCACTTTCAGTATTTATTACGAAGACATGTCAgaagaaattatataaaataatttgtaatcgTTATAATTTTTAACTTTAGTATAATTTCCTGCTTCTTTTCCACCCCAGCATACAGAGTTAGATTTTACATAATCTAAAGGAAATGTATAGATGCTAGATTTTCTAATGAAGGTTAAAGATTAAATGTGTCCTTGTATTTTCTATCGCGTTTTTatgttgtgtgatgtgattaacaaatgaataatatttattttcgtAATATGTATAGTCTTCAAAACAGGTTTTGGGTGATGTCCATGGCTCTTTATTCTACTGGTCAGCTTTTATGATCAAAACCACTCTGAAAAAGAAATCCAGACACAACCTATTGAtgatttactgtaaaaaatgtatttcagcaAATCATTTTAGTTTTCCAGAGATCTCTGAATACATCATAAAGGTGGACAATTCCGTGGTAATATACACTGTTCTCTGCTCTTTCTTAAAGAGGTAAATCATCCACAAAGTCCTTACAAGTGATAATCAGGTTTCCATGACTGCTTGTCATTGTTACTTTAGAACAACATCAGTCTCTTAGTCACAGTAggtttgagtaaaaaaaaaaaaaaggaacaaaagtcTTCCTATAAATTCACAATGATAAACTCAACAAGAACCAAATGAATACGCCACACCGTCCAACTTCACGCTATATAGTGTAGCATGGTCACTAGTGGAGATGGAGAGGCAATGAAGAAAAAAGCACACCATGCATTCGTATTATTCCACTCATTCACAAGTACTTGTATACATCTCTATCAAAAGAGTCACCGGAAAAAAATTGTACCAACCAAAACCAAAACATCGCCAACACAACATATGAAAATAGAACATCATCTCATGAGAACCGTTATTTAGCAGTTTGTTTTTAGCAGAAAGTTTACATGTAAAGTATAAATGTACAGCGGTGAAGTACAACAATGTTGTCAGGTTAGGTGGACTAACATTACTTCATCCAGTGAGGCAAGGAAGGTAAGACACTAATAAAATGAGACAGCAGTTAAACACAATTTAACACAATCCATCCTCCAGGGTGTCTTTTTCCCTTCACAAATCGCCAGTTCATAAAACCGTaggtttttaaaaatgcttttcacaatattttgaaaaaatggagagagaaaaagagcataacacaaataaatataaactcacAGAAATAGACACGACTTACAAGTAAATCATACacataaatttacatttggttgttcatttttaggtgcaaaaaaaaaaaacgcacttATTTAAGAGAtcaatgaacacaaaaaaagtgGTTCCTTTATAAACACTGCTTTTTAGAAATTTGCTCACATTACGTATCTTATTTCATTCCCCATAGTTCATTTGTTCACATGATCAGTAATAGTGGATATGGTGCCATTTCCCCATGTCGCTTACAGACACAGACCACAGCGCGTGAATAAATTTAAGTTGTCAGTGTCGCTTTCCTCAACTCTGTTAGTCACCTAATTGACTCTTACTTAATCATGATCTTAGAATTATCAGCTTATCATAAGAATAAATACTAAGGTATTAGGTAATAAGGTATCCaggcatttaattatttacccAATGATGGAGGAACCACTTGCAGTTGTATGTCGatgtaaaaatagaaaaatgagcAACTTAGAATTACTAACTGTACAATAATTCAACAAGCACTTGAAAGGAATGTGCCTAAAATCAATACAGATGATTTTGTACTTTTATCCAAAGTACAAATATTCAAGTTTAAATACTTTGTTGTCCTCAATATATGAGTTTATCAGCAGCATCCGTGTCTAGACTGAGATTGGTCTGATCTCACAGAGCACTTTGTTCTCACTCAAACACATTCAGTAAGCGCCACAGATTTCCTTTGGGAACGGGAATTTTCTTGGCCCATACCGAACGAAGAAGCATTAAGTCATTAAACATTAGCGTTTCAGTCAGCTTGTGAGAATCAAACATTTTGAggcatacttacatacatatatacacacacagtgtacacttcacattgtttgttttgttgggttttttttttgctcatataTTTAGTGGCTCCACATCGTGACCCAGCTGATTTGCACTGAAATGCAAAGTGGATATCGCTGGGGAAAGTAGGCTAACCATGACTCGGCAGTGGAGGGTGAAAGCGCATTGCTTCAGCCAGGCAGATAAAAGCTCAAAGACAAATCCCCCCACCGACCCCTGTGCACCAAGAAGGATGATGGGAGACTTCAAGGACTAAGGCGGAAAACTAGACAATATTCAGGAAGAAGAAAGCTTATCACAGTGAACTGAACAAAGCCTGGTCTTTTTCACAGATTACACTCCCATATTTGAAAAGTTAGAATGGTGCATAGTATCATAAGAGCACTGTTCAAAATGTAGAAACTAAGGAGAGAATGTAAACAGTAGATCAGTGggtaaaaaaaggaagaattaAACTGGTGGACATTTTCTATAGCTAATCATCAAAGGCAAATGCTTTGCCTCCTTTCCTGATTTATTCAAATGAAAGCTATGAAAATGAATGGCATCAGAATCAAATAAGCAAAGTTGATTTAAATAGCAGTAAAGATCAGAAGCTAGATGGCTGAGCACGAATAATATAAAGCTGttgcttatattattattgccttttaaaatgtacttttaactttattttctaaaacagcTCATAAGACTAGAACTAGAATTAATTCACATTGCTGTTTCTGGTAGATAATCTAatagcatttttattaattatcagTCATCTATAGTGGAAAACTACTGTTTTATAGCTTAAGTCAAGAGCTTACAGTAAAAATAAcgtaaaataaatttaaaaccaAGCCTCCAAGCAAGCACTGGGTATGTAGATTCAGAGTAGAACGGTAAAAGGAAACGATTTCtgaattgttgtttgtttatttcatactAAAATGATGGACCTTTTCCTCATCTCGGATCGTTCCCATCTCGTTTTGCTCATATCACACCGTTTGATTTAGTACCTttaacacataaaaacaaatatatacaaagtgcttagaaaaataaaatctatactTGCACCCTCATGCttgcagagatttaaaaaatagaGAATAGTTCATGAATtcaattagaaaagaaaaatctaacaGGATCCATGTGTTTTTCAGTCCATCTTGTATTAAAAGCACAGTATTGtgactcttctctctctccttctctctctctctctctctctctctctctctctctctgttttgttttctctctctgtgtgtgcgtgaaaCAAGTTTGGCTTTTCGTACTTGCAGCTAGTATCTCAAGTCCCATCGAAAAAATCCAAGCTGGTCCAAGTGTCCAAGCTGGaataattaaattcaatatCTCCTCCACTGTTTATACACTGCTATTGCACTTTTCCCacacagaggttttttttttttttttaacaaaagaatGTAAACCACAAATGTATTTGCACATTTGGCAGATGACtcaaatgacaaaaatgtaaaataaacctttGTGTGTGGTAATAGTTGTCAGCAGCTAACTTGGCGTTAACTGGGATAAGAAAATAAGTGCACTCAGTTGAACTCTCTACTGGATAATATACTAGAAAAGTTCTGTGCACAGTGGAGAAGGTGTGAGAAATTTGCTACAGTTTTTGGGTCTGAGAAATTCATcactttgtgtcttttttctgtGCTTGACAGTCCTTTTTTTGCCCTTGCATTGCATTTTCTCCCTGCCTTCACTGTTTTATACATTGGTTACGTCAATGAGGGCAGGTTGATAATACGTAGAGTACAACGATAGTTATAATGTATTACTATGgagtattttaacattataaaaCTTGGCACGTTATTATGAACACAGTATCACTGTGAGGTTgattatacagtacaaacactCATTTGCCTACTTCTGTTTAAGTGCTATAATTATGCAATAGAAATACTCGAAAGAGTATtcaatcttattttttttaatgtccacaGTAAGCATGATGTAAATCCAtactttcttgctttctttcttttcttttctttcttttttttttttttttacctcatttcttTCAATTCcttccctttaaaaaaaaaaattattattctaGATCTTTTAGACTTGTGTTTCCAGGCCACTCAGCTTAGGGGTTAGGATTCGAGGTGTAACACCAGAGTTGAGATCTCGCTCAAATTCCAGCAGCTGGCCCATGAAATTGAGGTTGGGAGACACCACTGGTCTGCGGCTCCGCACATATTTATAAGCGTCGGTCATGGTCATGAGGGTGTGCTTCATCAAGTAAGCGATGACGATAGTGGCTGAACGAGACACGCCTGCTTGGCAGTGAATCAACACACCTCGGCCATTCTGGTGAGCCTCCTCTGAAAAAACAAATGGCACATCAATACACTGTACATACATGATTTCAATGATTTCTTAAGCTTAGATTCAAATAGTGGCACACAAAGAAGGCACAGAGCCAAACAGAGAGCCAAGCACAGAGCCAGCAAAAATCTACAAAACTAggcacaaaatacaaaaactacAAACCTATAAACTCAAAGACCTCCTCAAAATATTGTCTGAGATTCTGTTTGCTGTTGTCAGTAGCAGGTAGACGCTTGTAGCGTACCAGACCTGTGTCCAGGTGATAGAGGGGCAGATGCGTGGTGACATTGACCACATAATTGATGTTCAGTCGTAGCAGCAGGTCCAGGTCCTGAGCATCTCTTTCATTGCCCAAGAAAAGGAAAGGTAGAATGGGGCTTATCACAGCGTTCTCCACATCTGGAGTCATTACACTCTCATCCGACAGAGATGCAGGAAGGGAGGATGAGAGCGGAAGGGAGAGGTGCActgacagagaaaaacagaaccCTTTTCATTATCTTGTCCTCAGTGTGAAATAAGTGCACCTGTTGTGCAAGTGAGCTTGTAATTAGGAAAGCAAGTGGGAGGTTGTAAAAGGGAGAACATCATCCAAAAGACACTAGCTAATATATGCTATTATTTTCATCCATGTTGCACATTATATTGAAATTGCATTAGTTCTGAATAGGGCTTTGAGCGTCCTGTGATACTTACATAATTGTAACGACAtacaaacagcagaaaaaattaGAGCACAGAAAAAGTAGAGCAGaggaacattaaaaaaaatagttcttGCATGAATATACAggactttgcaaaaaaaaacaaaaaacccacaattttactgattattttactGATTGTAATCAGTCAAGTTTGTATTTACATCATCATGCTGCTCCGTTCTCTTTGTTCCCTTTTCTTTAATCCACAGCTATGATAAGCAGTCATTACCCTGTGGCTTTTCTAAAGCAACACATTTCAATAACGTGTAAATGCGAAGCTGATTTCCTTTCAGAAACAGGAAGGCAAAAATGGGAGCAAAATCATGATGTACTTAGAAGAATCCTGAAAACACATATCTtacctctccttttctcctcttcttgCTCTCTATTGAATGAGTTAAGGACCAAATGGAGAGACTGAGCAGATGGTAAGGAGTGCCCACCCTCCCAATCTCTTCCTCTTGGTTTGGGCTTGATCAGGGTGCCAGGGGCTGATGGTGGAGGGGAGAAGGAGGGTGAAGACtcaggagtgagagagtgatgggAAGGAGAGCTTGGAAACATATCATCTAGCCCATCATCATTTCCCATTCCAACATCACCTTCCTTATTGAAGAGCCTTTTTAGAGAGTCTTGAGCTGGGTCTCTCTTGTTTCCTGACCCCATAAAGTCCAAGACTGCCATCCTGCCTTGCTGGAGTCGTCGTCGCCCTGCATGGTCGGTCAGTTGAGAACGGGTATACTCTAGGAGATTACGACAGTCTAGAATGACTGGACTGGTTCCATTATTGGTACTCCGGTCATGTCCCATGTAAGAGTTTCCTGTTCCTGTCCTCATTCCTACACTATGATGGTTAGGTTGCGTTTTAGAGTGAGTCATCTTTTTTGCAAGTTCATCAGGCCAAATTGTGCGAACGCTGTAATCGTCATCATCATGTTGGTGCCTTCCCATGGTGTGAACCCCAGCATTGTGGTAGAAGCCAGGAGGCTTCCCTCTGTGTGGGTTAAAAGTCACTACTATAGGATCACTACTGCAGTAACTACAAGTAGAGCTACCAGCCTGACTTGATTTGGGGTTGCAGCCATTGACACAACTTTGTAAAGCACGCAAGGGAGCAGAAGGGGAGAACGGGGCACAGGGTAGGCAACCACCAACCAATTTTTTGCAAAACGCAGCAGGACTTTCAAACCCACCACCTTCCCCTGAACAGGATGCACAGCCCAAGGGAAACCCTGTCTGGCACTCTGAGACAGTGCTGTTGGATGAAGAGGTGTTTGTGGTTGAAGCCGTGGACAGACACCCTCC
This genomic interval from Tachysurus vachellii isolate PV-2020 chromosome 17, HZAU_Pvac_v1, whole genome shotgun sequence contains the following:
- the si:dkey-175m17.7 gene encoding uncharacterized protein si:dkey-175m17.7, with the protein product MPPLPLDERIVVIQRPKNLGLCVASPPATSQSSSRLNTRSEPPPRLLHSQLPPSHPQPIANSLSLECRHRHLPHGQRAKGERGGSTEDSSWIPSHCHSNGTVTLGPRPYTHTHTIDIKVSVDKGGPHSDKRCSSSLTRGESSRDSRGQRVASHLAPGQSDRKFRGKSTETAERHQIKAQYNNHYQNNLTVSPGGVLEFVPAQRQQSKSRWAKEEELLSNPRFTTANYRDVPSVGNKENSKLGTVHQPPKPHSLSHHLISTPSAHSSILNSHYQVTPNSVPYWSPSSFPHVSQTRSSRIRDTHPQILHSLPLSPTSSFEGFPSPDHTCTIDFSRPFNCDCWRLVCCRGRRTQSSGCKGGTGSPSSSFSQGQRQSSNKVGDGAMGLKKLGGCLSTASTTNTSSSNSTVSECQTGFPLGCASCSGEGGGFESPAAFCKKLVGGCLPCAPFSPSAPLRALQSCVNGCNPKSSQAGSSTCSYCSSDPIVVTFNPHRGKPPGFYHNAGVHTMGRHQHDDDDYSVRTIWPDELAKKMTHSKTQPNHHSVGMRTGTGNSYMGHDRSTNNGTSPVILDCRNLLEYTRSQLTDHAGRRRLQQGRMAVLDFMGSGNKRDPAQDSLKRLFNKEGDVGMGNDDGLDDMFPSSPSHHSLTPESSPSFSPPPSAPGTLIKPKPRGRDWEGGHSLPSAQSLHLVLNSFNREQEEEKRRVHLSLPLSSSLPASLSDESVMTPDVENAVISPILPFLFLGNERDAQDLDLLLRLNINYVVNVTTHLPLYHLDTGLVRYKRLPATDNSKQNLRQYFEEVFEFIEEAHQNGRGVLIHCQAGVSRSATIVIAYLMKHTLMTMTDAYKYVRSRRPVVSPNLNFMGQLLEFERDLNSGVTPRILTPKLSGLETQV